One window from the genome of Alosa alosa isolate M-15738 ecotype Scorff River chromosome 15, AALO_Geno_1.1, whole genome shotgun sequence encodes:
- the LOC125308725 gene encoding uncharacterized protein LOC125308725 — MRTSCPSTITPEKIKLRYCSFSPNFFEVYFKHAAEAFEMELVCVSTRKSVWRAEIRRNDYSQTSWKDRAILEEQNNDQCQTSGNYRDTSEEGKSDICTGGSTHITEIKRDDHYQTRGIDRNISEAAVFVNRHRAELIGRVYNVMPIADVLLSKGLVHPEKYSEIRAAATSEAKMREIYECLRSAGAEGKAAFYGVLLQEEPHLLQDLRTPAL, encoded by the coding sequence ATGAGGACCTCCTGCCCATCCACCATCACCCCCGAGAAGATCAAGCTGAGATACTGCAGCTTCAGTCCAAACTTCTTTGAGGTGTACTTCAAGCATGCAGCGGAGGCCTTTGAGATGGAGTTAGTCTGCGTGTCCACCAGAAAGTCTGTTTGGAGAGCTGAGATAAGGAGAAATGATTATAGCCAGACCAGTTGGAAGGATAGGGCCATTTTAGAGGAACAGAACAATGATCAATGCCAAACCAGTGGTAACTACAGGGACACCTCTGAAGAAGGGAAAAGTGATATTTGCACTGGGGGCAGTACGCACAtcacagagataaagagagatgaTCACTACCAGACCAGAGGGATTGACAGGAACATCTCAGAGGCAGCAGTGTTTGTGAACAGGCACAGAGCTGAGCTCATTGGCAGGGTGTATAACGTGATGCCTATCGCAGATGTGCTGCTCTCCAAGGGACTGGTCCACCCTGAGAAGTATTCAGAGATCAGAGCAGCTGCCACCAGTGAGGCAAAGATGCGAGAGATCTATGAGTGTCTGCGCTCAGCTGGAGCTGAGGGGAAAGCAGCGTTCTATGGAGTTCTATTGCAGGAGGAGCCCCACCTGCTCCAAGACCTGAGAACACCTGCATTGTAG